In Enoplosus armatus isolate fEnoArm2 chromosome 20, fEnoArm2.hap1, whole genome shotgun sequence, the sequence TCCGTCCTTACACCCCGGCTCCCGCCATACCTCCCTCCATgatccctccttccctccctctatgagtccatctgtccatccatctccCAGTGTTGGCAACAAGGCCTCACCTTGTTGCCCAGCAGCATGACGACCACGTCCTGCTGGGCGTACTCATGGATCTCTGTCAGCCATGCCTGGGGACGGAAAGAGAGCACAGAGTGGTGAAGGAATCCAAAACGGGAAAAGGGAAgtagggagaggagagagtacAGAGGAGATAGGCAGGGAGGGATTAGAGATAGATAGTGACAGAGGAGACGGATGGATTCAcacagagggggaaaaggagaaagacaaTAGATTAATTTATTGTTGACTGGCTGCAGTTCTTCTTGTCCTCCCTCGAGATCCCCTCTTCACCCTTCGTCTCTCCTCCTGCATATCTATCCATCCGTCTTCTTCCAATTACATGCCAGTGGTCTCTTGGCTCCCTGTTACCTGGCTTGGTTAAAGAGCACTTAGCGTCCGGGGGTCTTTGGTActctactcacacacacacctcatccaTAGTTCACTATAGCACACATGAAAAGAAGCTGAGACCAAGTGCGTTTCCATCCCACTTTCAGGCAACTTTTATACAAACTTTCGAAATGCCCAGTGACCAGGGATGTCGCTGAGCAGCCAAcacaaaaatgatgatgatgaagttgaaaaagaaattaaaaaaaataaattaaaaagagaGCAGTCCTTAGTATTAGATCTGATTAGTATTGGACAAGTCATTCTTTACTTTACGGTAATATTTCATGTAGAATGACTGTTAATAGAATGTTAATATGAtgggctctgtgtgtgcgtgggaACAACAGTTGATGTGACACTCCAGGGAGGTTGTGATGGACAGATATGAGGCCAAAACGACACTTCACTGTTAACATTATGGTCTTAGAGCCCGATCAGACGATGAGCTCTTCAGTGAGACTGGGGTGGATTGACCTCTCCTTCAGGACATATAGTTGAAGCTGTTAAATTTACAACCTTTTGGACTGCTCTTGTTAGCCTGCTAGCCATGCTTGCAACCCGCAAGTCCCGGgaactctgcctctgattggctagtacTCGTTGCTTCCGTTGGTTAGGTTGGTTAAGGTTGGAGCGGGGCCACGCCAAAAACTCAGCgctctcattcatttgaatggagccGGTCTGGGGACGCAACGCAGGGGGCTCCAGCAAAAACAATTCAGggagcaaaaaagcaaaaaaggtaCGCTGTATTCCTACTGGTTACCTCGCGATCATCACGACTGAAATAGATGCCGACAGTGgaaactttccagagttgtaaagtTCGGTCTGTGAGTATTACAGAAACTTTAAACTCACTAATCTGTTAATCCAAATGAATCCTGGATTATATTTCATTGTCTTGCCGGTGCCTTAAACAGCACGCCCCCACCAACGCgtgtaatgtatttaaagttGACCATTATCCTGCCAAATTACAAAACTAATTCTTCCAGACTACAGCTTTAAGTGTAAAAGCCTCTAACATGGAACTCGAAAACTCTCCACCGTTATCCAGACTAAttaaattcattcaaattagCATCTGCTTAAAGCAGTtgaagataaaaaagaaaaaaagaaaagtggaaggGCAGGGCACATAAAGAAACCCATTCTGGTTTCAACCAGATACAGGATACTCCTTTTTTATCTATTTAGCTCCAGTCCCCCACAAAATATATGCATGTAGCTTGACAATCAtttacattaacacaacaaTAATTTACAGTAGCTGCCCTACTTTCAAGTTTCTAATTAGCCCAGATGATTATGGAAATAATTGCAGTTATGGTAATTACTGTCCCTTAACATTCTCTgagcagatactgtatgtgtgtgcttttctgtATGTGATTAAATCGACCACAAGTTGCCATTTTTTGGCCGTAAAACTTATTGTACGATGGTGAGGGTACTAAATAATGAGCCACAGACGACCGCAGGATTTGTATCAACTTTCCCGCCGGCCCAATTTTTTGTTCACAGGATATCGTGAAGGACGGTCAGCTGTTCTGAGATTCGGCTATTAGGCCTGGGTAAGAGTGAGAGGAACGGTGGGGAAAGGTGTAATGAAATGGAGAGCTTATGCAACAGTGAAGTCAGCGTTCATCGGCGGTTCAAGGTTGTGTCGAAACACCTCGACTGGCAGAGAGCGAGAACAGGAAGGCTGTGCCGttatgacagaggaggagaatggaCTGGAGTGGTTGCACGGGAACCGCTTTGTTACCAGAGGAGACGCAGAAATCTAAGGGACTCCGGATAAATGACAAGCAAGTGCAACGTGTACAGCAACAGTGAGCACATAACAGACACTGATGTGCATGTCAGGCATTTAACAAACGTCTCACTAGGATATTTGGgcacatcaaaacaaataaataaaacatggcaaCTCCGGAAATATTCTGTTTTTCGCAGGAATAACATGAGCAAAAGGTAAGGCTGAAACAACAATGAAGATTATGGCACATGCGGGAATCCTCTTCTCTGATAGGCTGTTTCTGCTCAGAGCATACAGGTGATCAATCACGTGATCGCTTCAGAGTTGCTTTTGAAGCATCGAGCGGCGACATCAGCTCTTTCCGACAGAATCGCCGCGATCAGTGGATTCAACTCACGGGGAAGAACTTTGTCGACTTCGGTGAAACTTTGACCCGTGAATTTGTGTTGTCGCTAGCAAGACGCCTCTCTCAGAATGGCGGACGCTATTGTAGCTTGTTAGCTGTGTAGCAACGCCCGCTTTTATCTAACCGTCCTCCATGTTGGAGTATGAACTGTTAGCGACCAAACTAAACTAACAAGCTGCAAATAACAAAGGAAGCTTGGAGAGCGATTGTGACTGACTAGCAACGGACCCTGATTTCACAAACTGAGGCAGGTAGCAGTGATGTGATGGGAGTGATGTGGATGCTGTCGTCtattcagacatttttctaGCTGCTTGATGGATCAAAAGGCTTCTAGAGAGCTATAAATCAGCAATAGTTTGTGATTGCATAGAACGATATGTGCAACTTGTACCTTCCGTTTGCTCCAGGATTCCTCCAAACCCTAAGTGTGTGACTAGCTGTacttcctcaaaaaaaaaatctttctttgATCATTTTGCCAGCAAACCGGAGGGAATCAGGCTTCAAATCTCTCCATTTTCCACAgagctgtactgtacatctgtcaacaacaaaaaaataaacccatCATGAAATCCTCCTCTTACCTCTTGGACATTATTCCCACCTGATTTCTGAAACGTTTGGACCTCATACTCTTATTATAAACAATTTTCCCTTCCTTCTTTAGGCACATGGGTTTTTATTTTAGGCCCACGTCAAACACTTCACTCCAAGGTTGGATTCAACTTTTACAGCAATTTTATAAGTTtctaaactgaaatgaaaagttccCAGCAGGGGTTTTAACGCTGTTGTGCTCCACAAAAGACATATAACCCCAAACATAACATAAGCGGAGACGGCCAGCGGGGAAGAGAGGAGCAGTTAACATTTCAAGCATCAACAAGTACATATTGATCGCTTCTGACTGGCTGGGAGCAGAGGTAAATATATTTCACTGCTATTGAAtgaaacagtgagagaaaggTCAGTTCTCtctcgcactcacacacatactgtacaacacacacacacacacatttcctcctgcCTCCGTCCATCTCGCAGCTCTGTGCTGTAATCCCTCCCCTCGCCTACAGGTTTACAGTATTCAGCGCTGCCTCCCGGGGGGTTTACATCACTTCATTACACAGAGATTAATGTACCAAGCCCTCACCTAGCAGCCCCGACTCTCCACAACATGCGAACCTGCCAATTACTCACACAGCCTTGAAAGATCTCGGCGGCATGTGGGAGGATTACGAGGAGGTGAGAGAAGGAACGCAGCTTCTGAGCCGAGAGTGATCAAACTTCAAAGGACTCGCTGTCGACGCTGAGCGTTCGAGATCATACAGCATGTGGGAGCACGGGAGGAGGACACGTGTATGCGTTGGTCTACATGTGATAGCTTGTGACATTCAGTCAGATTTACAGCTTTGGTATAGCTTGCGGTTGACACTTGGAGTAAATTTTGTGCCGAGGGAGACCGAGTGTCCTGGCCGCGGGCTTATAAAGAGGCTACTACGGAATCGCGTGATCGATTCGCTGGGTGCTTAttttcagctgtcagagaaGATCCAAACATCTTCAAGACGTAACAAGAGTGCAACCTATGCCATAGTTGCTTTCTGAACTTTGTGGGTTTCCTTCGAAATGGATAAGCGAAAAGTCCAAATCAGTAGTACCAATATGTCTTTCTCCTGCTGGTTTTTAAGTTTCAACACACGTGTGTGTattacatttcatggcaatccattcaatggTTGCAGATACTAtactcaaaatcacaaatgtcaacgCCACGGCGGCACTAGAGggaaggtcaggggatcaccaaagtcagtaggatccATCCTCTTGGCACCATGAATGGCTGTACAAAATCTCAAAGCAATCCATCCGACagctgctgagatatttcagactggaccaaagtggtggaccaaccaacacACGGACATTGCAGTCACTAGCTGCTAGCTGAGTTTGTGAAGCAGAGAGCAGTTAATTATGACATGCTTGAAAACAAGTGCCTGTAATTGGGGTTTATCCAAATAGCGCTCAGTTGATTTGAGGCACCGTGCAAAGGAGGCAGTCTAAATGCAAAGCACCAACACGGCATCCAGTAAAACATCCAGAACCATGAGACTTTTGCTATTCTGCAAAGACATGAGTGGAATTACAAAGCgctcaaagcattgaaaagTTACTTCTGAAAAAGTTCCCTCTAAGAATCAATGTCCTGGTTATTAAGTCTTCACGCTGGACAGTTTTTacttgtttaaatgtttctttggtGGAAAACTGGACAAAGTGGGAGACCATGTTATTTTATGATTTGGTGAACTAACCCTTTAACCGTCTGGCAATAGGTTAAATCACTACAGATTTATATATTACTAACAATAGTATGAGTATCATGAGTGAGGTCTGTCATAGACATTTAACATCCAGTTTAAATGTCTGTGAGCCGTGTGAAATGTTCATGTTCGTgaacaaatatatactttcCCAAACTGCTCTTGCTTCATGCTATTATGAAAACAGCTGTTAATCAAccccgagtgtgtgtgtgtgtgtgtgtgtgtgtgtgtgtgtgtgtgtgtgtgtgtgaaaaggggTTTCTAGGCGTTAGTTTGAGGAAGCTGCGGTCAGATGTGGGCTGGGTCGCTGGGtgggtgaacacacacacacacacacacacacacacacacacacacacacacacacacacacacacacacacacacacacacacacacacacacacacacacacacacacacacagagtgatattaagaaagagatgagaggaagagattCGTACAGACTGGATGAGAACTGAGAGCCACACAGCTCTGCAGgtaaataatgttttacattttacattcacatcTTGAAGGTATTCACATTGTAAACAGTGTTCATTATTACGTGTTGGGGTATAATTATTTGAGGTCTTCAAGTTTTTATGTACAAACATTTAAGTTACAAACTGTCTTGAGAGAATTTCATGTTATGCAGTTAGCATGTTCATTAACGTGTGCAGTGGTAGTTTAATCAAAccaacaactttatttatattaatcTAAAAcaagactatgtaacttttgagaGAAGAAACAGCACAATCTaccttttacaaatgaaaagctgaagtaatgcatttaaatacacttttgctgctgcagcctcattTGGTCTGGTGTGATTAGCTCATGTTGACTAATGTTAGTCAATCATATGGCTGTATGAAGGACATTACCGAAAAAAGTTTGCTGACCTTTCTCCACTTGCGCTACTGTTACAATAGCTTAGCATTTCAGCGAAAAGCTAAACagtattttagcatttatttcTATAACTATGTAAATGTCGTAATTGCCTTTTCAAATTATAACAGCTGGTTATCAATTGATCGAAGACGCCCTTTCTAAAATACACACGACTGATGGGTGTTATCATAGCAGCCAGTACATTGTGAAACCTTTATTTGTGAAGTCAAGATGGGTGTTTCCTGTTCCTCTTTTCAAAATGGAAACAGcctgaccccccccaccccaacccacACCCTCCGTCCTCTCACTTTCCATGTGTGTCTTCACAGGGTTACTTATGCTCACCAGACTTGACAAACACTGAGGTCGCAAGCAAGATGAGTAAATGTTCTACTGCTAGCCCGGCGTGTGCAAATGGCAGCTATGCTAAGTGTGGCCAGATGGATAAAAAAGTGTCTAATGGTAACCATGTGAGCCTCGCGGCACAGAACAGAGACTGCAAGAGCAGACAAGGACCAGGACATGTCACAACACACAACTCCTCCTCAACAGTCTCCACCTTCAGTGTGACCCCACGTTCTCATCGGCGCCGGTGGTCAGCCGACTTTTGCAAGTGCGGAACCTCCCCAGTCATTACTGTGAAGAAGAACGTGAAGGAACCGCAGCCTCCTCAGCGTGGAGTATCCCTCCTCAGACCCCACACTGCATCCCATTCTTCTGTCAAACGCTACTCCTGCCCCCCCGTTGGAGTCTTTGGCTCGCCAAGtcatccatcctcctcttcttcctcagcctccacttcttcctgctcctcccctcctcctgtccagACAACCGTCATCACCGGCCCCGACCCTCTAGGGTGGAAGTTGCGTCCCAAGTCCAGCTCCACGCCCCCCCATGCTCGCACTAACAGGTTGTCTCTGCAGATTCCCCTCCCTGTCGTCTTTCCTGAGCCCAAATCTGGTCCTGCTCACTCCAACACTACAACCAAAACTCCTCTCATAGCCAAACCACCCCGTCGTCGCCACTCCGACTCCTCAGCCTTCCTCAGATCTCTGGGGACCCCTGTGCCTGTGGTGACAATTGAGGAGCTCTGCTCTGTGCATCTCCGCCCAGTCACCCTTTCAGATGAGTCCGACAACGTCTTCAGCgagggggatgaagaggaggtgaaggggaCCGCTCGGCCACGCAAAGTACCACCACCTGTTCCAGAAAAAACTTCCGTGGCGAGACAAACGGCACAACTGATTGCTCATTCGCACCAACGCTGTCGGCCTGTTACAGCTGAAAGTAATGCAGAAAACATTTACACCAGTGTTGTAATGCCAAAGCCTAAACGCTCACACCAGACTGGAGACCACAACAACGGGCATGCGAGGAAAACCGGTAAGCACTCGTGAAAATCAACCAATAATAAGTTGTGAAGAAAGAACACctaaacaaaactacaaaacacactgcaactCGTTAAAGGGCTAGTCCAGCAATTCAGCACTGTAGAGGCATACAGGGTCTTGAGCATGTACAGATGACATAGAATCATTAACTCACGTATATGTGTGCTGCCCTCCAGTGGCACTGTTCAGGACTAAAATACTAATACAGCTCAGGGATTGTAGTCTAAAGGCACAATTGGACATGCAAACCAATAATATGAGACGTTCTCACACTTCAGAAAGTTCCTCTCGAGCAACGGACGACGGctgatgtgtaaaaatgttggCGTTCCCCTTCACACAAACAGTGAATTTGTTGTACATGAAGACGAAGCACAACGCTGTCTTTAACGTTTACAGAAGATCTAATTGCAGATGCCTGAGTGCCTCTCTCCCTGATTGGCTTTCGATTGATTTCCTTTGCCGGGTGctgtgaggaggggaggggcttTACAGTGTCCGTCAATAGTAACAGCGTTTCCTGTGTCTCAGCAGGGCTGCCAGTGGACACCAGCTGCGACAGGGAGAGGTCCACTCCACGCTTCCCTGGCTGACGCAAATGTCTGATGTTTTACCTCTCCACCGTATATTTCTGTTGAATGTCTGCTGCAAATATTTGCCTAACTTCTCTCTGTTGTGGAAATACGACTTCATTCTTTGTGTGAGTCACAAGCAAGTGTTGCTTTAAGGGCGTGTGGTGCTACTTGTGCAGGAAGAAACAAACCCGGCAGATGCTGCAATTCCTACTGGTTGCTATTAGAGACAATAAATCACTCCATGTCCCTTTAAGTTACTGTTGTATACTTGCTTGTACAGTGTTGGAAATGTGCCTGATGTGTTCTGTGAGCAGTAGGTTACTGATGATACCAGATGTGATATTCTTTGctgtaaaatgaatacatttgaatctTTTAGGCACTGATATTAGCTGATTATTTGACCAACAAGAAATAAACTGATGGCAATAAATCATTAATCTTCTCAGttcattttgctttttcagtacatttttgaAGCTTGGGACCCTTCAACCATAGATCCCCTCCCTTCCTGTCAAATAGAAGCAAAAACACTGGTTAAAGCTTCTCAAGTTTGCCTTCTTTTAccgttttcatcattttcagttgaaCAGAACATTGTTATTAGAGCTTTTTAACTGATGGAATCAATTTTGTGAAaaattcttttgtttgtttttatcagcgAGTCCCACGGTCTGATGTCTCCGGCACTCTGCCTCCAGATGAATTGCTGCGGGCCCTTTCTATGTACAACACTATACTTGGGTAAACCTTGGTGTGTTTGCCTGacagacgcacaaacacaatgcGCAGCAGCAAAATCGAACTTGCTTGCGGCTGCAATAGCACGTAGTACGCGGACTTGACACAGGTGCGGAGTGCTGGGAATCTTGCTGCTTATCTCTGGTCAGtcaaataaacagaagaatGGGCTCAAGACAGCAAAAAGCTTAAAGTTTACAGACCGCCTAATCACAATGGAACAGCTGCTCACAGGGAAATCACTGggaaaatagcaaaaaaaaaaaaaaaagccactatGTTATCACTGTGTATTTGCTGGTTGAAACTACAAACAATAACAGTCTTACTAAAGCCAAGCCAAAACTCATCAGACTGTTCACGTGGTGCGTTTTTACAGCAACGACAGCGGGGACAAATTTACAACTAGAACGAGTGAGAGGATCcaaaaggaaataataaaaatgacaaaacagcagTCCAGACTGTGTGAAGTAGCAGCCAAAGACCAACGCTTGTTTACCATCTGTTGCCTTGGCCCAGGTTGGCAGACTTTCCATGTATGCACATTATCTACTCGTGACAAACTTGGAAGAATAGGTTCAGAAAGAATTAAGTGTTGAGGGAAACTAAACCAAAGTATCCTTTTAATTTCCTAGAATGGAACCGAGAGGGTAAttgggaaagtttctctgttttgGTACTATTAAAAGGGAAATGGAGGCCGTGCCCGCTTCAGTACACTTCCAATTATTTAACTCAAATGCATTGTTAGTGTAACTTAAAGAGGTACGAGATAGAGGCCGAGATCTTCCGACAGTCCCGAGTATGgttcaagctccaaaaacaccaATACTgccccacacctccagtttgtaatgtaggcttttggttaaaaaaaaaagtcttgagcCCATATTCCATTTTTATGGAACTATAACATCGTATCTTCAGCGTGAAAGTTAATTCTTGCTCTTGGGATTAGTATGAGCGACAAAATAacctcaactcaaggtccatttacgAGCTCGGTGATGCTACTAAATGGACTTGATTTTTCTTACAAACTCACATAAATGGTGGGCGTACCATCTTGGATCATTGTTTCATTccctataattagtaccaaatgCCATCATCCTGTCCAGGAAAAACTACGTGCCCCTGAAATATAGCATTACCAGCCGATAACTGGCTGGTCAAAAATCTTGAAAAGTTGACAACTGAACTGAGTGCAGTTCTATTTGGGGAACTGTTTACAGGAATAAAGCTTACGTAATAAAGAATGCTAATGACTTTCTTCTCTGTGCATTTCTGATTAATGCAACCTA encodes:
- the LOC139303763 gene encoding NHS-like protein 2 codes for the protein MSKCSTASPACANGSYAKCGQMDKKVSNGNHVSLAAQNRDCKSRQGPGHVTTHNSSSTVSTFSVTPRSHRRRWSADFCKCGTSPVITVKKNVKEPQPPQRGVSLLRPHTASHSSVKRYSCPPVGVFGSPSHPSSSSSSASTSSCSSPPPVQTTVITGPDPLGWKLRPKSSSTPPHARTNRLSLQIPLPVVFPEPKSGPAHSNTTTKTPLIAKPPRRRHSDSSAFLRSLGTPVPVVTIEELCSVHLRPVTLSDESDNVFSEGDEEEVKGTARPRKVPPPVPEKTSVARQTAQLIAHSHQRCRPVTAESNAENIYTSVVMPKPKRSHQTGDHNNGHARKTGLPVDTSCDRERSTPRFPG